A stretch of Myroides oncorhynchi DNA encodes these proteins:
- a CDS encoding ACP phosphodiesterase — protein MNFLAHIFLSENDTLLKIGNFVADSIRGKDYLNYPTRIQQGVILHREIDTYTDAHPIWRASKKLIVPQYNHYAAVLIDMYYDHYLAKNWDDYCDIPLEEYTETFYTSLEDNFSILPPRVQNFLHIMLEEDWLMKYKSIDGLRYILTQMDRRSKGVSKMSLGTTELIEHYEVFENHFSVFFKELQDHLILFKQTDRYLLKL, from the coding sequence ATGAACTTCTTAGCACATATATTCCTTTCTGAAAATGATACCTTACTTAAAATAGGAAACTTCGTAGCAGATAGTATTAGAGGAAAAGATTATTTAAACTACCCAACTAGAATCCAACAAGGTGTTATCCTACACAGAGAAATAGATACTTATACAGATGCACACCCGATATGGAGAGCTAGTAAAAAACTTATAGTCCCTCAATACAATCATTATGCAGCCGTATTAATCGATATGTACTATGACCACTATCTTGCTAAGAATTGGGATGATTACTGTGATATTCCATTAGAAGAATATACAGAGACCTTCTATACTTCACTAGAAGACAACTTTAGTATTTTACCTCCACGAGTACAGAATTTTCTACATATTATGTTAGAAGAAGATTGGCTTATGAAGTATAAATCTATTGATGGATTACGATATATTTTAACTCAAATGGATAGAAGATCGAAGGGAGTGTCTAAAATGTCTTTAGGAACAACAGAACTTATAGAGCACTATGAAGTATTCGAAAATCATTTTAGTGTCTTTTTTAAAGAATTACAAGATCATTTGATACTTTTCAAACAAACAGATCGTTACTTATTAAAGTTATAA
- a CDS encoding chloride channel protein has product MKTKSPKKIKYYANQVFKYSEGILFFLKSILSNRQFLYLSCVLVGASSAIAVTILKYFAHNVFKLATYIDNISHLPYMNSILPIIGILLTVFIIRKFLNGSIEKGTYQIMIAVAKKSGIMPRKQMYSQIITSSLTVGMGGSLGLESPIAITGAAFGSNYAQNYKLNYKDRILLLGCGVAAGVSAAFNAPIAGVLFAIEIILVDVSVSAFIPIMISAATGTIVTNLIIKEDILLSFKNQLVFDTGNTIYYILLGILSGFFCVYHARMFRKTEHYISNLRFGTYKKALIGASMLAILIFLFPTLFGEGYESIKVLTSDTPQAILHNTLLSDFSTNQWVLLLFVAGAALVKTYAVGLTMGSGGNGGNFAPSLFVGSYLGFALSKLLQLLGLKDIPVQNFTVVGMAAVISGLFHAPLTGIFLIAEITGGYGLMVPLLIVSSISFAISKHMEKYSMDIKSIATSGMVFTSDKDSNILNTIVATDYIKNEIRTLTMQDTTASVVDIFANTKQTFIPILDEEYKITGIIKLDSVRPIIFSGFQTKFTPIKDLIETPIIVSKNDSTKIVMQTLETNNLEFVLVQEQKKYIGYIEKAELMEAYRKNLKSLLLE; this is encoded by the coding sequence ATGAAAACGAAAAGTCCAAAGAAAATAAAGTATTACGCTAATCAAGTATTCAAGTACTCAGAAGGAATTCTATTCTTTCTGAAGTCTATCTTGAGCAATCGGCAATTCTTATATTTATCTTGTGTTTTAGTAGGTGCATCCTCTGCTATTGCAGTTACTATCCTAAAGTATTTTGCTCATAATGTATTTAAACTTGCTACATATATAGATAATATTTCTCACCTACCTTATATGAATAGTATCTTACCGATCATAGGTATCCTACTAACCGTTTTTATTATTAGAAAATTCTTAAATGGATCTATTGAGAAAGGTACCTATCAAATTATGATAGCTGTAGCTAAGAAATCTGGTATTATGCCACGTAAGCAGATGTACTCACAAATTATTACAAGCTCCTTAACTGTCGGAATGGGGGGGTCTTTAGGACTTGAATCTCCTATCGCCATTACAGGTGCAGCCTTCGGATCTAATTATGCACAGAACTACAAACTAAACTATAAAGACCGCATACTTTTATTAGGATGTGGTGTTGCAGCCGGGGTATCAGCAGCCTTTAATGCTCCAATAGCTGGAGTGTTATTCGCTATTGAAATCATCTTAGTTGATGTTTCTGTTTCTGCATTTATTCCCATTATGATCTCAGCAGCTACGGGTACTATCGTAACTAATCTAATTATAAAAGAAGACATCTTACTTTCATTTAAGAATCAATTAGTTTTTGATACAGGCAACACGATATACTATATCTTATTAGGGATACTATCTGGATTCTTTTGTGTTTATCACGCTAGAATGTTTAGAAAAACAGAACATTACATCTCTAATCTCCGCTTTGGAACATACAAGAAAGCATTGATTGGAGCTTCAATGTTAGCTATTCTAATATTTTTATTTCCTACACTATTTGGGGAAGGATATGAGAGTATTAAAGTACTAACTAGCGATACACCTCAAGCAATCTTACATAACACATTACTATCAGATTTTTCTACTAATCAATGGGTATTACTCTTATTTGTTGCAGGAGCAGCATTAGTTAAAACCTATGCAGTAGGGCTAACGATGGGAAGTGGTGGTAATGGAGGAAACTTTGCTCCATCATTATTTGTAGGTTCCTATTTAGGTTTTGCATTATCTAAACTACTACAACTGTTAGGCCTTAAAGATATCCCAGTACAGAACTTTACGGTAGTCGGGATGGCAGCAGTTATAAGTGGGTTATTTCATGCACCATTAACAGGTATATTCCTAATAGCAGAGATAACAGGAGGGTATGGGCTAATGGTACCTCTACTTATTGTATCTTCTATAAGTTTTGCTATATCTAAACACATGGAGAAGTATTCTATGGATATTAAATCAATAGCTACTTCTGGTATGGTCTTTACTTCTGACAAGGATTCTAATATCTTAAATACAATTGTAGCGACAGATTATATTAAAAATGAAATAAGAACATTGACTATGCAAGATACAACTGCTTCTGTAGTCGATATCTTCGCTAATACGAAACAAACTTTTATTCCTATACTTGATGAGGAATATAAAATTACTGGAATTATTAAACTAGACAGTGTAAGACCGATAATTTTTAGCGGGTTTCAAACTAAATTCACTCCTATCAAAGATTTAATTGAAACACCTATTATTGTGTCTAAAAATGATTCAACTAAAATAGTAATGCAGACCTTAGAAACTAATAATTTAGAATTTGTCCTAGTACAAGAGCAAAAGAAATACATAGGATATATAGAGAAAGCAGAACTAATGGAGGCATATAGAAAGAACTTAAAATCATTATTATTAGAATAA
- a CDS encoding serine O-acetyltransferase, with protein sequence MQNDFVRELLTQNESSQSFLDKHRIEKFTDTLFHFLFQLEDKKYLSEESIDIRLSTLRIELVSIVFNINNNVEKSQKIADDFFNALPQIFFTLKLDAKAILDNDPAATCLQEVYIAYPGFYAIAIYRFAHQLHTQKVILLPRIWTEHAHSKTGIDIHPAATIGSHFCIDHGTGIVIGETCVIGQNVKIYQSVTLGAISVSKDKANTRRHPYIEDNVIIYSGATILGGETTIGHDTVIGGNVWLTKSVKPNSIIYSKSKSYSKDQEGYPEPINFII encoded by the coding sequence ATGCAAAATGATTTCGTTAGAGAACTACTAACACAAAACGAGAGTTCACAATCTTTCTTAGATAAACATAGAATAGAAAAATTCACTGATACTTTATTTCATTTTCTTTTCCAACTTGAAGACAAGAAATACTTATCTGAAGAGTCCATTGATATTCGCTTATCTACACTGAGAATTGAATTAGTATCAATCGTTTTTAATATCAATAACAATGTTGAAAAATCTCAAAAAATAGCAGATGATTTTTTCAATGCATTACCTCAGATATTCTTCACATTAAAATTAGACGCTAAAGCTATATTAGACAATGATCCTGCAGCTACTTGTCTTCAGGAAGTATATATAGCTTATCCTGGTTTTTATGCAATAGCTATTTACCGTTTTGCACATCAATTACACACACAAAAAGTAATTTTGTTACCGCGTATTTGGACAGAACACGCACATAGTAAAACAGGAATAGATATACACCCAGCTGCTACTATCGGTTCACATTTTTGTATAGATCACGGAACAGGAATAGTTATCGGAGAAACTTGTGTAATAGGTCAAAATGTAAAAATATATCAAAGTGTAACACTTGGGGCTATATCCGTATCAAAAGATAAAGCTAACACTAGAAGACACCCATATATTGAAGATAACGTTATAATCTATTCTGGAGCTACAATATTAGGTGGAGAAACCACGATAGGCCATGATACTGTAATTGGAGGTAATGTTTGGTTAACAAAAAGTGTTAAGCCTAACTCTATAATCTATAGTAAAAGTAAAAGTTACTCTAAAGATCAAGAGGGATATCCTGAACCAATTAATTTTATTATATAA
- the cysK gene encoding cysteine synthase A, giving the protein MKINNVLEAIGNTPHIKINKLFPSDINVWIKLEKQNPGGSLKDRIAVAMIEDAEAKGLINKETIIIEPTSGNTGVGLAMACAVKGYKLILVMPESMSIERRKLMAAYGAKFVLTPKELGTSGSVSKAVELAEQMDNAWVPQQFSNFANPEIHRKTTAQEILNDFPEGIDYLITGVGTGGHITGVAEVLKEKFPNLKVYAVEPENSPVLSGGNPGPHPLQGIGAGFIPKVVNTSIFDGVITIAKEEAYYYTNKIASEEGILAGISTGTSLAAIAKKLPEIEKGATILTFNYDTGERYWSVSDLFDEKAAELK; this is encoded by the coding sequence ATGAAAATAAATAATGTACTTGAGGCAATCGGTAACACTCCTCATATTAAAATAAACAAACTTTTCCCATCAGACATAAATGTTTGGATTAAGTTAGAAAAACAAAACCCTGGTGGTAGTTTAAAAGATCGTATAGCAGTAGCAATGATTGAAGATGCTGAAGCAAAGGGTTTGATTAATAAAGAGACTATTATTATAGAACCTACTTCTGGAAACACTGGCGTAGGTCTTGCAATGGCTTGTGCAGTTAAAGGATATAAGTTAATACTTGTAATGCCAGAATCAATGAGTATTGAGAGAAGAAAACTCATGGCTGCTTATGGAGCTAAATTTGTCCTTACTCCTAAAGAATTGGGTACTTCTGGTTCTGTTTCTAAAGCAGTAGAACTTGCCGAACAAATGGATAATGCCTGGGTTCCTCAGCAATTCAGTAACTTTGCTAACCCTGAAATACACCGCAAAACTACAGCTCAAGAAATCCTTAATGATTTCCCTGAGGGTATTGATTACCTTATTACAGGTGTTGGTACTGGCGGACATATTACAGGCGTAGCTGAAGTACTTAAAGAGAAATTTCCTAATCTTAAAGTATATGCCGTAGAACCTGAGAACTCTCCTGTGCTAAGCGGAGGAAATCCTGGTCCACATCCCTTACAAGGAATTGGAGCTGGTTTTATTCCTAAAGTAGTAAATACAAGCATCTTTGATGGAGTAATTACTATCGCAAAAGAAGAAGCATATTACTATACTAATAAAATAGCTAGTGAAGAAGGAATATTAGCTGGTATCTCTACAGGAACATCTTTAGCAGCAATTGCAAAAAAACTACCTGAAATAGAAAAAGGAGCGACTATCCTAACTTTTAATTATGATACAGGAGAAAGATATTGGTCAGTAAGTGATCTATTTGATGAGAAAGCTGCTGAGCTAAAATAA
- a CDS encoding 5'-nucleotidase, lipoprotein e(P4) family — protein sequence MLKRSFLIAGLAFTALTACKSVPQGTTTSQNALNNIEVNGKLYAAVFQQNAAEYQALCAQAFNIATLQLDRILAEQHSKPLAIVTDIDETFLDNSPYAVQMAREGKSYDQATWTEWTSKGEAIPLLGSLEFFNYAKSKGIEVFYITNRNQNDKPGTMKNLVKHNYPYVDDAHVIVRTAESSKETRRQKLSETHEIVMLLGDNLSDFSTAFDKKTQEERSQNVKSNQELFGKKFIVLPNTGYGDWEAALFQYKKDLTKEDKDKIYNKSVKGFK from the coding sequence ATGCTTAAAAGATCTTTTCTTATTGCAGGATTAGCTTTTACGGCTTTAACTGCATGTAAGTCAGTTCCACAAGGAACTACTACTTCACAAAATGCATTAAACAACATTGAAGTAAATGGTAAATTGTATGCTGCAGTCTTCCAACAAAACGCTGCTGAATACCAAGCTCTATGCGCACAAGCTTTTAATATTGCTACTTTACAACTAGATCGTATCCTTGCAGAACAACATAGCAAACCTCTTGCTATCGTTACGGATATAGATGAAACTTTCTTGGACAACTCTCCTTATGCTGTACAAATGGCTAGAGAAGGTAAATCTTATGACCAAGCTACTTGGACAGAATGGACTTCTAAAGGTGAAGCGATTCCTTTATTAGGTAGTTTAGAGTTTTTTAACTATGCTAAATCTAAAGGGATTGAGGTTTTTTATATCACAAATAGAAACCAAAACGATAAACCAGGTACAATGAAAAACTTGGTAAAACACAACTATCCTTATGTAGATGATGCACATGTTATCGTAAGAACAGCAGAATCAAGTAAAGAAACTAGACGTCAAAAACTAAGCGAAACTCACGAAATAGTAATGTTACTAGGGGATAACTTATCTGACTTCTCTACTGCTTTTGATAAAAAAACACAAGAAGAACGTTCTCAAAACGTAAAATCTAATCAAGAGCTTTTTGGTAAGAAATTTATCGTGTTACCTAACACAGGATACGGAGATTGGGAAGCGGCACTATTCCAATACAAAAAAGACCTTACTAAAGAAGACAAAGACAAAATCTACAACAAAAGCGTAAAAGGCTTTAAATAA
- the nhaC gene encoding Na+/H+ antiporter NhaC has protein sequence MNTDSKPKPKKVTLFQSLVPMVVLITLLGINVFVYGSAALKGSNQFVLLIGGLIAIGVGLYNKVDYEDIIKKITKNVRETTRAIYILLLVGALSGTWLLSGIIPTMIYYGLQILEPHIFLPATVIICSIISLATGSSWTTSATVGIALVGIGNAMGISMGLVGGAVISGAYFGDKLSPLSDTTNLASAMSGTDLFTHIRYMMYTTIPTYILTLIIFIIISFNLDVPESIDMTATLTAIKNTFNITPWLFLVPVIVIGIILKKVKPILALLFGTLLGAVFALIFQPDTVALVGEGTTLTPVTAYRGIMNAITTDIAILSPMESLNSLFEAGGMKSMLNTVWLIICAMFFGGAMEAIGALKKITETLLSVAKSVFGLFASTMASCVVVNLTASEQYLSIVIPGKMFSKAYKEKGLAPENLSRTLEDSGTVTSVLIPWNTCGAYHAGVLGIDTMTYAPYAFFNIISPFVSLTYVALNIKIRKLADAVKL, from the coding sequence ATGAATACTGATTCAAAACCAAAACCAAAAAAAGTCACCCTATTTCAATCCTTAGTACCAATGGTTGTGCTAATTACCCTATTAGGTATTAATGTTTTTGTTTATGGAAGCGCTGCTTTAAAAGGTTCTAACCAATTTGTATTGCTTATTGGAGGTCTTATAGCTATTGGAGTTGGACTATATAATAAAGTGGATTATGAAGATATTATTAAGAAGATTACCAAAAATGTAAGAGAGACTACTCGAGCTATTTATATCTTATTACTAGTTGGTGCTTTGTCAGGAACATGGTTATTAAGTGGTATTATCCCTACGATGATATACTATGGTTTACAAATCTTAGAACCACATATATTCTTACCTGCTACCGTAATTATCTGTTCGATTATCTCTCTTGCCACAGGTAGCTCTTGGACTACCTCAGCTACAGTAGGTATTGCACTTGTCGGTATAGGTAATGCTATGGGAATATCTATGGGACTTGTAGGTGGTGCTGTTATCTCTGGTGCTTACTTTGGGGATAAGTTATCTCCTTTATCTGATACGACTAACTTAGCTTCAGCTATGTCTGGTACAGACTTATTTACACATATTAGATATATGATGTACACGACTATACCAACTTATATCCTAACCCTTATTATATTTATCATCATAAGCTTTAATCTAGACGTGCCTGAGAGTATTGATATGACTGCAACACTGACAGCTATTAAAAACACCTTTAATATCACTCCATGGCTATTCCTTGTTCCTGTTATTGTGATTGGTATCATTCTAAAAAAAGTTAAACCTATATTAGCCTTGTTATTTGGTACATTATTAGGTGCTGTATTCGCTCTAATATTCCAACCTGACACAGTAGCTCTAGTAGGTGAAGGAACGACTCTAACACCTGTTACTGCATATAGAGGTATTATGAATGCTATTACTACAGATATCGCAATCTTATCTCCTATGGAGAGCTTAAATAGCCTATTTGAAGCAGGTGGAATGAAAAGTATGCTTAATACAGTATGGTTAATTATCTGCGCAATGTTCTTTGGTGGGGCAATGGAAGCTATTGGAGCATTAAAGAAAATTACAGAAACATTACTTAGTGTTGCTAAATCTGTATTCGGATTATTTGCAAGTACAATGGCAAGTTGTGTCGTAGTAAACTTAACAGCTTCTGAACAATATCTATCAATAGTGATACCTGGTAAGATGTTCTCTAAAGCGTATAAAGAAAAAGGACTTGCTCCTGAGAACTTAAGTAGAACACTCGAAGACTCTGGTACTGTTACTTCTGTATTAATTCCTTGGAATACCTGTGGTGCATATCACGCAGGAGTACTAGGTATCGATACGATGACGTATGCACCTTATGCATTCTTTAATATTATTTCTCCTTTTGTATCACTTACTTATGTAGCTTTAAATATTAAAATACGCAAGCTAGCTGACGCAGTCAAGTTATAA
- the guaB gene encoding IMP dehydrogenase — translation MKAHTTKIIGQGLTYDDVLLVPNYSEILPREVSLKSKFSRNITLNVPIVSAAMDTVTESEMAIAMAREGGIGVIHKNMTAEEQAKEVRKVKRAESGMIIDPVTLPLTATVGDAKKAMAEFGIGGIPIVDDNGILKGIITNRDMRFEKQNDRAITDVMTKDNLVTAAEGTTLEQAEEILQEKKIEKLPVVNADYKLVGLITFRDITKLTLKPNANKDKFGRLRVAAALGVTADAVDRAQLLVQAGVDALIIDTAHGHSQGVVGVLKAVKAAFPQIDVVVGNIATPEAALFLVENGADAVKVGIGPGSICTTRVVAGVGFPQFSAIMEVAAALKGTGVPVIGDGGLRYTGDIPKAVGAGADCVMLGSMLAGTKESPGETIIFEGRKFKAYRGMGSVAAMKQGSKDRYFQDVEDDVKKLVPEGIEGRVPYKGELNESMLQFIGGLRAGMGYCGAKDIPTLQEVARFVQLTASGIGESHPHNITITKSAPNYSR, via the coding sequence ATGAAAGCACACACAACTAAAATCATCGGTCAAGGACTTACTTACGATGATGTACTATTAGTTCCAAACTATTCGGAAATACTTCCAAGAGAAGTAAGTTTAAAATCAAAATTTTCAAGAAACATTACCTTAAACGTTCCTATCGTATCTGCTGCTATGGATACTGTTACGGAAAGTGAAATGGCTATCGCTATGGCTCGTGAAGGAGGAATCGGAGTGATTCACAAGAACATGACAGCTGAAGAGCAAGCGAAAGAAGTTAGAAAGGTTAAAAGAGCGGAGTCTGGTATGATTATAGACCCTGTAACTCTTCCTCTAACAGCTACTGTAGGTGATGCTAAAAAAGCAATGGCTGAATTTGGAATCGGTGGTATTCCAATCGTTGATGACAACGGTATTCTTAAAGGAATCATTACAAATAGAGATATGCGCTTCGAGAAACAAAACGATAGAGCTATCACGGATGTAATGACTAAAGATAATCTAGTAACTGCAGCTGAAGGTACTACTTTAGAGCAAGCAGAAGAAATTCTTCAAGAGAAAAAAATCGAGAAATTACCAGTAGTAAATGCTGACTACAAATTAGTAGGGTTAATCACGTTTAGAGATATTACTAAACTGACTTTAAAACCAAATGCTAATAAAGATAAGTTCGGTAGACTACGTGTAGCTGCAGCTTTAGGAGTTACTGCTGATGCGGTAGATAGAGCACAGTTATTAGTTCAGGCTGGTGTAGATGCATTAATTATCGATACAGCTCACGGACACTCTCAAGGTGTAGTAGGGGTATTAAAAGCAGTGAAAGCAGCTTTCCCTCAGATCGATGTAGTAGTAGGTAATATCGCTACTCCAGAGGCAGCATTATTCTTAGTAGAAAATGGAGCTGATGCTGTAAAAGTAGGTATCGGACCTGGATCTATCTGTACAACACGTGTAGTAGCAGGTGTAGGATTTCCTCAGTTCTCAGCTATTATGGAAGTAGCAGCTGCGTTAAAAGGAACAGGTGTACCAGTTATCGGTGATGGAGGTCTACGTTATACAGGAGATATTCCTAAAGCAGTAGGAGCAGGAGCTGACTGTGTTATGTTAGGTTCTATGTTAGCAGGTACTAAAGAATCTCCAGGAGAAACTATTATCTTCGAAGGTAGAAAGTTTAAAGCATATAGAGGTATGGGATCTGTAGCAGCAATGAAGCAAGGTTCTAAAGACCGTTACTTCCAAGATGTGGAAGATGATGTGAAAAAACTTGTACCAGAAGGTATCGAAGGGCGTGTTCCTTATAAAGGAGAACTTAACGAGAGTATGTTACAGTTCATTGGAGGACTTAGAGCAGGTATGGGATACTGTGGTGCTAAAGACATCCCTACGTTACAAGAAGTAGCTAGATTCGTTCAGTTAACAGCTTCAGGTATCGGAGAGAGTCACCCTCATAATATCACTATTACTAAATCTGCACCTAACTATTCTAGATAG
- a CDS encoding hydroxymethylglutaryl-CoA lyase, translating to MKPAVKIIECPRDAMQGIKMFIPTEKKAQYIQSLLRVGFDTIDFGSFVSPKAIPQMVDTAELLSQLDLSKTQSKLLAIIANTRGAELAAEHKEIKYLGFPFSISENFQMRNTHKTIAESIVTLDEILNIATKTDKEVVAYLSMGFGNPYGDPWDVDIVGDWTEKLAKMGVKILSLSDTVGSSTPEVIDYLFSNLIPAYPNIEFGAHLHTTPDSWFEKIDAAYKAGCLRYDGAIKGYGGCPMAKDDLTGNMPTEKMLSYFTANKVDTNLSAMSFESSYNEALKIFNFFH from the coding sequence ATGAAACCAGCAGTTAAGATTATAGAATGTCCTCGTGATGCTATGCAAGGCATCAAGATGTTTATCCCTACCGAGAAAAAAGCACAGTATATACAGTCGCTTTTAAGGGTGGGATTTGATACCATAGATTTTGGTAGCTTCGTCTCTCCTAAAGCTATTCCTCAGATGGTGGATACGGCTGAATTATTAAGTCAATTAGACTTGAGTAAGACACAGAGCAAACTATTAGCTATTATCGCAAACACAAGAGGTGCGGAGCTAGCTGCGGAACATAAAGAGATTAAGTATTTAGGATTCCCATTCTCTATCTCAGAGAACTTCCAGATGCGTAATACACATAAGACTATTGCAGAGTCTATTGTGACGTTAGATGAGATATTAAATATAGCAACGAAGACTGATAAAGAAGTAGTAGCCTATCTATCTATGGGGTTTGGTAATCCTTATGGAGATCCATGGGATGTAGATATTGTAGGAGATTGGACTGAGAAGTTAGCGAAGATGGGAGTGAAGATACTTTCACTGTCAGATACAGTAGGTAGCTCTACACCAGAGGTAATAGATTATTTATTTAGCAATCTGATTCCAGCTTATCCTAATATTGAGTTTGGAGCACATTTACATACGACACCAGATAGTTGGTTTGAGAAGATTGATGCTGCGTATAAGGCTGGATGTCTTCGTTATGATGGAGCAATTAAAGGATATGGAGGTTGTCCAATGGCGAAAGATGATCTGACTGGGAATATGCCAACAGAAAAAATGCTAAGTTACTTCACTGCAAATAAGGTAGATACTAATCTGAGTGCGATGTCGTTTGAGAGTTCGTACAATGAAGCATTAAAAATATTTAATTTTTTCCACTAA
- a CDS encoding LysE family translocator, producing the protein MSTEVLYTFFITCFLLIITPGPDILYVVSQSITRGRKYGYAVVVGQMGGLLFHLSLFAFGISALITQSEILFKGVKLFGALYLFWLSYKVYQEENVIAIDESGSGANDKTFMGFVRKGLLMNVLNPKVMMFFLALFPGFITEAAGNVQKQILILGSVFITEAVVIFFIICSISAKLTDYMKNNKSVNVFLKWMQIVVFSGLGIFLLVS; encoded by the coding sequence ATGTCAACAGAAGTATTATATACTTTTTTTATTACTTGTTTTTTATTGATTATTACCCCTGGACCAGATATCTTATATGTGGTTTCTCAGAGTATTACTAGAGGCCGTAAGTACGGATATGCAGTAGTGGTGGGACAGATGGGAGGTTTGTTATTTCACTTGTCATTATTTGCTTTTGGTATTTCGGCTTTGATTACACAGAGTGAAATTTTGTTTAAAGGAGTAAAGTTATTTGGAGCCTTATATTTATTTTGGTTGTCTTATAAAGTATATCAAGAGGAGAATGTTATCGCGATAGATGAGAGTGGTAGTGGAGCTAATGACAAGACCTTTATGGGATTTGTGAGAAAGGGATTATTAATGAATGTATTAAATCCTAAGGTGATGATGTTCTTCTTGGCTTTGTTTCCAGGGTTTATTACTGAAGCTGCAGGAAATGTACAAAAACAAATACTTATACTTGGAAGCGTGTTTATCACAGAGGCAGTAGTGATCTTTTTTATCATCTGTAGTATATCAGCTAAGCTTACTGATTATATGAAGAATAACAAGTCAGTCAATGTGTTTTTAAAATGGATGCAAATTGTGGTATTTAGTGGATTGGGGATTTTCTTATTAGTAAGTTAG
- a CDS encoding quinone-dependent dihydroorotate dehydrogenase, with protein sequence MYKSIIKPILFRFDPEKVHHFTFGALKFVNRIPGVSALIRANCQVEDPRLEREVFGLKFKNPVGLAAGLDKDAKLYKELENFGFGFIEIGTLTPKGQPGNPVKRLFRLKEDNGLINRMGFNNGGIEEAITRLKKNKGTLIGGNIGKNKVTPNEQANEDYEICFEALFPYVDYFVVNVSSPNTPNLRALQDKEPLKALLHGLQVKNNQKDAPKPVLLKIAPDLTDEQLLDIIEIVAETKIAGVIATNTTIDRSNLKSIHQQETGGLSGKPLTKRSTEVIRFLSEKSNKAFPIIGVGGIHSAEDAIEKLEAGASLIQLYTGFIYEGPSLIKEINKALLSKY encoded by the coding sequence ATGTATAAAAGCATTATAAAACCTATCTTATTTAGGTTTGATCCAGAGAAAGTACACCATTTTACCTTCGGTGCTCTTAAGTTCGTTAATCGTATTCCTGGCGTATCCGCACTGATACGCGCTAACTGTCAAGTTGAAGATCCTCGATTAGAAAGAGAAGTTTTTGGACTGAAGTTTAAGAATCCGGTAGGATTAGCAGCAGGTCTAGATAAGGATGCTAAGTTATATAAAGAATTAGAAAACTTTGGTTTTGGGTTTATAGAGATAGGTACTTTGACTCCTAAAGGACAACCAGGTAATCCTGTAAAGAGATTATTCCGTCTTAAAGAAGACAATGGTCTGATCAATAGAATGGGGTTTAATAATGGAGGAATCGAAGAGGCTATAACTCGTCTAAAGAAAAATAAAGGAACACTTATCGGAGGTAATATTGGTAAGAATAAGGTGACTCCTAATGAACAAGCGAATGAAGATTATGAGATTTGTTTTGAAGCATTGTTTCCTTATGTAGATTACTTCGTGGTGAATGTTAGTTCACCTAATACACCTAATCTACGTGCGTTACAAGATAAAGAGCCGCTTAAGGCACTACTACACGGTCTGCAAGTAAAGAATAATCAAAAAGATGCACCCAAGCCTGTGTTGCTTAAGATAGCACCAGATTTGACTGATGAGCAGTTGCTAGATATTATTGAGATAGTAGCCGAGACGAAGATAGCAGGTGTAATCGCTACGAATACGACTATAGATAGAAGTAATTTGAAATCAATCCATCAGCAAGAGACAGGAGGACTTAGTGGGAAACCATTGACTAAACGCAGTACTGAGGTGATTCGATTCTTATCAGAGAAGAGTAATAAGGCATTCCCTATTATCGGAGTAGGAGGGATACATTCAGCAGAAGATGCTATAGAAAAATTAGAAGCAGGAGCGAGCTTAATACAGCTTTATACTGGCTTTATATATGAAGGGCCAAGTTTGATTAAAGAAATCAATAAGGCATTATTATCTAAATATTAG